CGGCTCCCATTACAGGCGGAAAGTCCGTTTGTTTCAATTCCACCTGCGGCAGTCTTTCGGCGAGTTTTGCTTTGAACATCTCTGAAAACCTGTTTGATTTAACCAGAACACTTCCGACGAACGAGAGTCTCAAAGGCTCATCACCAAATTTAGTCATCATAGCTCTTACATGGTCAATCAATCCGTCAGATTCTTCATCCAGAATTTTGAGGGCGATGGCATCCCCCTGACCGGCAGCTTCAACTACCAGGGGAGCAACTGATGCGATATCAAAATTATTGGTATAAACTGCCGTGATTAAATCATTCGGTTCCCTGAATCCGAATTTTTCTTCCACGAGAGTTCTTATCAGGGTATCTTCACCTCTTCCGTCAATCGCTCTTCCGGTAGCCGTAAGACCCCTTTGCCCGAGTTTGAAGCCGCTTCCTTCGTCACCGAGAAATCTGCCAAGCCCGCCAACCCTGTAAATATCTCCACTTTGATTTTTGCCAAACATGATGGAGCCTGTACCGGCTATCAGTATGGCTCCGCTGACACCGGGAAATGCCGTTTCGAGTGCAATTCTTGCGTCAGATACGATGGAAAATTTTTTGAGGTTGATATTGTTGGAAAGGAATTTTTCAGTTACTGCTTCCTCGAGTCGCTTTGCATCCGCAACCCTGCCGGCACCTGTGGTTCCGAGTACCGTGGCAACGAGGTCGTTGTAATTAAGCTTGTTTGTCGAAATGAAATCGTTGATAAGATTGAAAAGTGTCTCTGATACGGCTTCTACACCGTTCATCAGGAAGTTGGAGTTTCCGCCGAAACTCTCTCCAATCTTGTTATTTTGGTCGTCAAGACAAAAAAGATGTGTCTTGGTACCGCCTCCGTCTATTCCTATATAAAACTGCATCGTCTATTTTCTTATTTTTGGACAATTGTTTTTTAAATTCTTGTCTGAAAAATAAGAAATGATGGTCTCATAAAGAAATAAAGAGACAATTATTCTGACATCAAATAAAAGATTCCGTATAGTGCGCTGAATAACAGGGATACCGAGATCGTTACAAGCAGAATTTGCTTGGTTTTTTTCTTCCGTTCCTGTGCAAGGAGAAACCGGTTTGTCTCAGTGTAATCGCGCTTGTAGTCACCTTTATTTATGTCCCAGTTTTTATGATTTGGGTCTAACATAATATATCAATCAAAATTTGAGTGAATCAGTAGTTAATTTAACCTAAAAATCCTGATTCAGATTTAAAAGATTTTCTCGAACCCAAAATAACATACAGATTAAAAATGACCAAACTTGAAGAACATTTTCTCTCTTTTCGCCGCAATACTTCCGGAAACGATGTGACCATCGACACGATTCAGGGGAAAAAGAAGCTCATCTATGCTGACTGGATAGCGAGCGGAAGACTCTACCTGCCGATCGAAGAGGCAATTGCCGGCCGGTTTGGTCCTCTCGTGGGGAACACCCATTCCGAGTCTAACTATACAGGTTCGGTAATGACAAGGGCATATCACCATGCTCATAAAAAAATCAAAGAGCATGTGAACGCCTCGAAGAAAGATATTATTATAACAGCCGGTTCAGGCATGACGGGCGTGATCAATAAATTTCAAAGAATTCTCGGATTAAGGGTACCTGAGTTATTGAGGAAATTTATCCACATGGAGGAGACTGTAAAGCCTGTCGTTTTTCTCACCCATATGGAGCACCATTCAAATCAGACTTCATGGCTCGAAACAATCTGCGATGTGGTGGTGGTTCCACCCGCTGAGAACGGCCTCGTTTCTGAAGAGAACCTGATAATAGAACTCGAGAAATACCAGGACCGCCCTGTGAAATTTGGAGCTTTCAGCGCCTGTTCGAATGTAACAGGAATTGTGACTCCATATCACAAACTCGCAAAAATCATGCATGAAGCAGGCGGATATGCTTTTATCGATTTCGCGTGTTCCGCCCCTTATGTGGATATAGACATGCACCCGGCAGACCCCGCAGAAAAACTGGATGCCATCTTCTTTTCACCCCATAAATTTCTCGGCGGACCGGGAACACCCGGCGTACTCGTTTTTGATTCGGAACTTTATCATAATACTGTGCCCGATGATCCGGGTGGAGGCACAGTCGACTGGACAAACCCCTGGGGTGAATACAGATTTGTGGATGATATTGAAGCCAGAGAAGATGGCGGAACTCCTCCGTTTCTCCAGACAATAAAGGCTGCAATGGCGATCATGCTGAAGGAAGAGATGGGAACTGAAAACATCCTTTCCCGTGAGCATGAGATGCTTCCGGGATTCATGGAAAAACTCGAAAGAATACCCGGACTCCATATCCTTGCAGGCAACCACAGGGACAGGCTCGGTTGTGTATCATTCTATATGGATAACATCCACTATAATCTGGTTGTGAAAATTCTTAACGACAGGTATGGAATTCAGGTCAGAGGTGGTTGTTCATGCGCAGGCACTTACGGACACTATTTGTTAAATGTGGATCCCTGGATGTCCAAAAGGATCACCGAAAAAATCAGCCATGGCGACCTTTCAGAAAAGCCCGGATGGGTCCGTGTCTCGATTCATCCAACAATGACCAATGATGAAATTGATCTGATTGCCGAGGCGGTTTCCGAAATAAGGAAAAATATAGACCGGTGGTCGTCAGATTATAAATATGACAACCACCGTAATGAATTTGTTGGTACCGGAGGCGACCCTGTCCTCGAGGTTGGTGACCTCTTCAGGTTTCGCTGACCGTCAATCTATTTAGTGTAGCCCATTCTGTCAAGAATAAAAGCGTACTGGTAAGCCACTTCCTTCAATCTGGCATATCTTCCCGAGGCTCCACCATGACCGGATTCCATGTTCATTTTCAGAATGGTTATATTGTCATCCTTCTTGAGCTCTCTTAGTTTCGCAACGAATTTTGTCGGCTCATGAAAACTTACCTGTGAGTCGTTCAACCCGCCGGTTGCCAGAATGTTGGGATATTTAACCGCTTTTACATTGTCGTAAGGCGAGTAGGACAACATGTATTTATAATACTTCTCTTCCTTTGGATTCCCCCACTGCTCCCATTCCTGTGTGGTAAGGGGAAGTGTCTCGTCAAGCATTGTATTTATTACATCCACAAACGGGACGATAGCCAGCACAACATGGAAGAGGTCAGGACGCATGTTAACACAGGCACCCACGAGCAGTCCGCCTGCACTTCCACCCATTATTGCAAGTTTCTCCGGCTTTGTGTATTTATTGTCTACCAGATATTCTGCACAGGCGATGAAATCGGTGAATGTATTCTTTTTATTCAGCAATTTGCCATCCTCATACCACTCTTCACCGAGTTCGCTTCCGCCCCTTATCTGGGCGATGCCATAAACGAATCCACGGTCAACAAGGCTGAAAACCGACGAGTTGAAGTTTGCTTCGGTTGAAGCACCATAGGATCCGTATGAATATAAGAGTGCTGGATTACTTCCGTCTTTCTTCAAGCCCTTTTTGTAAACCACAGCCATCGGTACTTTTTTCCCGTCGGGAGCTTTTGCCCACAATCTTTCAACCGTATAATCATCAGGATTGAATCCACTCGGAATCTCCTGAACTTTCAATTTCTTCGTCTGACCGGAAAAAACATCATACTCGAAAGTAGTCCACGGTCTGTTGAGTGATGTGTAGGTGTACCGGATTGTTTTCGAAGTATACTCAGGTGTACCGCTCAGATTGAGAGAATAAACAGCTTCAGGGAAGTCGAGCCATCTTGAAACATAGGTGTCGAAAGTGATGGTTCTCAGCTTCCGCAATCCTTCGGTTCTCTCCTGAACCACCATAAAATTGCTAAAGACATCAAGGTTTTCAATCTTCAC
This genomic window from Ignavibacteria bacterium contains:
- a CDS encoding aminotransferase class V-fold PLP-dependent enzyme, whose product is MTKLEEHFLSFRRNTSGNDVTIDTIQGKKKLIYADWIASGRLYLPIEEAIAGRFGPLVGNTHSESNYTGSVMTRAYHHAHKKIKEHVNASKKDIIITAGSGMTGVINKFQRILGLRVPELLRKFIHMEETVKPVVFLTHMEHHSNQTSWLETICDVVVVPPAENGLVSEENLIIELEKYQDRPVKFGAFSACSNVTGIVTPYHKLAKIMHEAGGYAFIDFACSAPYVDIDMHPADPAEKLDAIFFSPHKFLGGPGTPGVLVFDSELYHNTVPDDPGGGTVDWTNPWGEYRFVDDIEAREDGGTPPFLQTIKAAMAIMLKEEMGTENILSREHEMLPGFMEKLERIPGLHILAGNHRDRLGCVSFYMDNIHYNLVVKILNDRYGIQVRGGCSCAGTYGHYLLNVDPWMSKRITEKISHGDLSEKPGWVRVSIHPTMTNDEIDLIAEAVSEIRKNIDRWSSDYKYDNHRNEFVGTGGDPVLEVGDLFRFR
- a CDS encoding S9 family peptidase encodes the protein MKNLILMVSVILLMTGITTAQKKDDPKMIKTQKDYPAPPVAKKQPVTFTEFGNKRVDNYFWMKDKKDPEVIKYLEAENAYADEVMGHTKVLQETLYNEMKGRIKEQDNSVPYLDNGYWYYSRTETGKQYNIHCRKKGNLDAPEEVIFDVNKMAEGKPTFLFSGYELSSDNRYAIYSSNTTGSFAEDDLRIRDLQTGKDLEFFVPGTQSFAWANDSKTVFYVKGNEALRPYQLYRADAFGKGNGTLVYEEKDELFNISVYKSKTNDYLMLYSGSFTTSEISLLDANNPTGTFKPFMPRKKDVEYSVYPHKSKFFVLYKDDNSKNSMIYEAPLKGYESMSKWNILIAHDPKVKIENLDVFSNFMVVQERTEGLRKLRTITFDTYVSRWLDFPEAVYSLNLSGTPEYTSKTIRYTYTSLNRPWTTFEYDVFSGQTKKLKVQEIPSGFNPDDYTVERLWAKAPDGKKVPMAVVYKKGLKKDGSNPALLYSYGSYGASTEANFNSSVFSLVDRGFVYGIAQIRGGSELGEEWYEDGKLLNKKNTFTDFIACAEYLVDNKYTKPEKLAIMGGSAGGLLVGACVNMRPDLFHVVLAIVPFVDVINTMLDETLPLTTQEWEQWGNPKEEKYYKYMLSYSPYDNVKAVKYPNILATGGLNDSQVSFHEPTKFVAKLRELKKDDNITILKMNMESGHGGASGRYARLKEVAYQYAFILDRMGYTK